The following proteins are co-located in the Vigna unguiculata cultivar IT97K-499-35 chromosome 9, ASM411807v1, whole genome shotgun sequence genome:
- the LOC114162763 gene encoding WAT1-related protein At5g64700-like isoform X3, producing the protein MKIKRWKMGELKPYLAMFVVQLIQSGLTLLSKAVFNRGMNTFVFIFYRQVTGALILVPLTLIHEKKSAVSVSLSFPTFCKIFANSFLGLTLSLNLQAIALVYTSATLAAAIINSLPAFTFFFAVLLRMEKVNIRTKCGVTKIASVFLCLVGVATLAFYKGPQLRIAHHHYYNHHEDHFSSTKRWILGSLLLFIGVIIWSLWLVIQAQILKSYPAKLKFTTLQCLSSAIQSFGIAVAFERDIEQWKLGWDMKLLAVVYCVRVKQMGILVTGVIHCLQIWVIEKRGPVFPAMWNPLSFAIATTGSIFLLGEPLFLGRTT; encoded by the exons atgaaaataaagagGTGGAAAATGGGTGAATTAAAGCCATATTTGGCAATGTTTGTGGTGCAATTGATACAGTCAGGGCTAACCTTGCTGTCCAAGGCTGTGTTTAACAGGGGAATGAATACTTTTGTGTTCATATTTTATAGACAGGTGACTGGTGCACTTATTTTGGTTCCTCTGACCTTGATACATGAAAA GAAAAGCGCAGTGTCAGTGTCACTTTCATTTCCAACCTTCTGCAAGATTTTTGCGAATTCATTTCTCGG ACTAACTTTGAGTCTGAATTTGCAAGCTATTGCTCTTGTTTACACGTCTGCCACTTTGGCTGCTGCAATCATCAATTCCCTCCCTGCATTTACGTTTTTCTTTGCTGTGCTGCTCAG AATGGAAAAGGTGAATATAAGGACAAAATGTGGAGTTACGAAGATAGCAAGTGTATTTCTGTGCCTGGTTGGTGTAGCCACCCTTGCATTTTACAAGGGACCACAGTTAAGGATTGCTCATCATCATTACTACAATCATCATGAGGATCATTTTTCATCCACCAAAAGATGGATATTGGGTTCTTTACTCTTGTTCATAGGCGTCATCATCTGGAGCCTTTGGCTTGTAATTCAG GCTCAGATTCTTAAAAGCTACCCTGCAAAGCTGAAGTTCACGACCCTTCAGTGTTTATCGAGTGCAATTCAGTCATTTGGCATTGCTGTAGCTTTTGAAAGAGACATTGAGCAGTGGAAGTTGGGTTGGGACATGAAACTGCTTGCAGTTGTTTACTGTGTAAGAGTGAAACAAATG GGGATACTAGTGACTGGAGTGATCCACTGCTTGCAAATTTGGGTTATCGAAAAGAGAGGACCAGTTTTTCCTGCGATGTGGAACCCGCTAAGTTTTGCGATTGCTACCACAGGTTCTATATTTCTATTGGGCGAGCCCCTATTTTTGGGAAG